A window of uncultured Fibrobacter sp. contains these coding sequences:
- a CDS encoding carbohydrate binding domain-containing protein — protein sequence MMKFFLPIAMIAACAFSALSLVACSKEDSTAGIEIGNPNLADQDTVASDTANKKQPALPLVADFSVDYSEISKKGLAKAVPQDEPVLLDSFALVLTEVRSFSSYYSSVSVDPVLGLQLWPYEDDPDEEINIEFAGGSAVEDAFRNIDLQEEGYLKEMGVSFRPAKKNSIYGHVLIGKKYQPFVYSLSHFQSLMLRYHYSQIDTADGKANLSVIFRVKQWIKDIDLASAQIGTDGILHLDPNSNIDIWEKLNENFVPSFQPLRYDYTTSEGVNSSEYVIDIWEGIAADVKENTIINGNFQSPFTTDWILMNQFGGHADTSVIIENKKDRIMKVEVTQGGTRSYSVQLIQENVALIKDVEYQCVFTIWSDVEDSITARIGSYNTYETEGFQQHVFVHKTGHSVAITFTAKVSDPFARFELNLGGKVRTFWIKEVQVIRLSK from the coding sequence GTGATGAAATTCTTTTTGCCCATAGCGATGATTGCCGCCTGTGCGTTTTCAGCACTATCCTTGGTTGCGTGTTCCAAGGAGGATTCCACTGCTGGCATCGAAATAGGCAATCCGAACCTAGCCGATCAAGATACTGTGGCAAGCGACACAGCGAACAAGAAACAGCCGGCGCTCCCGCTGGTCGCCGATTTTTCTGTTGACTATTCCGAAATTTCAAAAAAGGGACTCGCAAAGGCGGTTCCCCAGGACGAACCGGTCTTGCTAGACAGCTTTGCACTTGTCTTGACCGAGGTGCGTTCGTTCTCCAGCTACTACTCCAGCGTTTCGGTCGACCCCGTACTGGGCCTCCAGCTTTGGCCTTACGAAGACGATCCCGACGAAGAAATCAACATCGAATTTGCAGGTGGTTCCGCCGTCGAAGACGCCTTCAGGAACATCGATTTGCAGGAAGAAGGCTACCTCAAGGAAATGGGCGTCAGTTTCCGCCCCGCGAAGAAAAACTCCATCTACGGCCATGTCCTTATCGGGAAAAAATACCAGCCATTCGTTTATAGTCTATCCCATTTCCAGTCGCTCATGCTCCGCTACCACTATTCTCAAATAGACACCGCGGACGGAAAGGCTAATTTGTCTGTGATATTCCGTGTCAAGCAATGGATAAAGGATATTGATCTTGCTTCGGCCCAGATTGGCACCGACGGAATTCTCCATCTTGACCCCAATTCCAATATCGACATTTGGGAAAAGCTGAACGAAAACTTTGTGCCGAGTTTCCAGCCGCTGCGCTATGACTACACGACCTCCGAAGGAGTCAATTCCTCGGAATACGTGATCGACATCTGGGAAGGGATCGCAGCGGACGTCAAGGAAAACACGATCATCAACGGGAATTTCCAATCTCCGTTCACGACCGACTGGATTTTGATGAACCAGTTCGGCGGACATGCGGACACCTCGGTCATTATCGAGAACAAAAAAGACCGCATCATGAAGGTGGAAGTGACCCAGGGAGGCACCCGCTCCTACAGCGTCCAGCTCATCCAGGAAAACGTGGCTCTCATCAAGGATGTCGAATACCAGTGCGTATTCACCATCTGGTCCGACGTCGAGGACTCAATCACAGCAAGAATCGGTTCGTACAACACCTACGAAACCGAAGGATTCCAGCAGCACGTGTTCGTTCACAAGACAGGGCATTCCGTCGCCATCACCTTCACGGCCAAAGTGAGCGATCCCTTTGCACGATTCGAACTCAACCTTGGCGGAAAGGTTCGCACCTTCTGGATCAAGGAAGTGCAAGTGATAAGACTTTCGAAGTAA